GGGGATGCTCGGTTCCTCGGTTGCCGCGGGCGATCGAAGCGTCGAGGAGGCGCTGGCACTCGAAGACGAGGAGGGAACCTCCCTGGAAGACGCGCTCGAATCGATCGGTTTCAGGGGAGAGGGACGGGTCAACGCCGCGGGTTGGGAGGCGTGGCTCGAACTCCACGTCGAGCAGTCCGAGCGACTGGAGACCGTCGGCGTCCCCGTCGGGATCGTCACCGACATCACCGGGATCACCCACTGTGACGTGACCATCGTCGGAGAGGCCAACCACGCGGGGGCCACACCCATGAACGACCGGACCGACGCGCTGGCCGCGGCCAGCGAGTTCGTCCTCGACGTCGAGCGCGCAGCACGGGAGGTGGTCGCGAGCGAGAGCGAGACGGCGGTCGGCACCGTGGGAAGCCTCTCCGTAGAGCCGAACGCGACCAACGTCGTCCCCGGCCGCGTGGAGTGCGGCGTCGACATCCGCGACGTCGAGTACGACTCGATGAACGAACTCGTGAAACGAGCGCGATCCAGCCTCGCGCGCCTCGAGGCCGATCGGGGGGTCGAAACCTCGCTCGAACGGGAGTTCGACGTCGAACCCGTCCCGATGGCCGAACGCTGTCGGACGGCCGCCCGCGAGGCCGGCGAGGCGGCCGGGATCGCGACGATGGCGATGCACTCGGGGGCGGCCCACGACACGATGCAGGTCGCGCGCGTGACCGACGCCGGCCTGCTCTTTGCGCCCTCGCGGGGCGGCTACTCCCACACGCCGAAGGAGTGGACCGACTGGGCCGACTGTGCGACCGCGACGCAGGTGCTCGCGGGCGGAATGGCGCGGCTCGCGGGGACGACGATTTCGGAGGAGACTCGCTAGTTCCGGCCGAGCTACCCGGCGAGATCGAACGGCCACCGGCCGTGGTCCCTGATCGCGACGTGGACCTGTGCGATGATCCCCAGCAACGGGAGTTCGAGCAGCGGGCCGATGACCAGCGCCAGCGGAATGAGTGGTTCGTTCGGGAACGCGACGACGGCAATCGCCAGCGCCGTCGGGGAGTTACGCGAGAGGATCGTGTTGTTGAAGCAGACCATCTCCCGGTAGGAAAAGGACAGCACGCTGCCGACGCCGAACCCGACACCGAGGTTGATCGCATAGAAGGCGATGACCGGGATCGCGAGCAGGGCCAGCAGTTCCGGGTTCTCGAGGATCACTTCGCCCTGTGAGGCGAACATCGCGCCGATGGCGAGGCTCAGAAAGACGATCTGGAGCGGACTCAGCTTCGGGAGAAACCTGTGAGTAAACCACCGTTCTCCCTTTATCCGGGTCAGTCCCCAGCGGGCGATCCCGCCGAGGACGAGCGGGACGACGAGCACGAGCACCACGCTTTCGAGCAGGACGCCCAGCGGCAGGTCGACCAGCGCGCCCGCAAACACGTACAGATACACCGGGAGCAGAACCAACTGAAGGACGAGATTGTAGGGAAGGATCGAGGTCGCAAGCGGGACGTCCCCGTCGGCGATGTCGGTGAAAATGAGGTACCAGTCGGTACACGGCGTGACCATCAGCATGATCAGCCCGACCCAGAGCGCGGGA
The DNA window shown above is from Halalkalicoccus sp. NIPERK01 and carries:
- a CDS encoding Zn-dependent hydrolase, encoding MQVDQERLREDIERTAEFGRIESEEGRGRTVRAASEENGEAREYFVGRLEDAGLEVRIDAVGNVVGRWVPESADPDRPPVAAGSHLDSVPEGGIFDGPLGTYAALEAVRTMKEAGARPERPIAVVCFTEEEGGRFGSGMLGSSVAAGDRSVEEALALEDEEGTSLEDALESIGFRGEGRVNAAGWEAWLELHVEQSERLETVGVPVGIVTDITGITHCDVTIVGEANHAGATPMNDRTDALAAASEFVLDVERAAREVVASESETAVGTVGSLSVEPNATNVVPGRVECGVDIRDVEYDSMNELVKRARSSLARLEADRGVETSLEREFDVEPVPMAERCRTAAREAGEAAGIATMAMHSGAAHDTMQVARVTDAGLLFAPSRGGYSHTPKEWTDWADCATATQVLAGGMARLAGTTISEETR
- a CDS encoding arsenic resistance protein, whose translation is MDFVEKYQTVFVLVAIVGGLALGQLSGVPAIADRLILPFLMVMLFAAFAGISFSRLRDSFGNRRVVGSSLLINFVWSPLLAVFLGAVFLRDHPALWVGLIMLMVTPCTDWYLIFTDIADGDVPLATSILPYNLVLQLVLLPVYLYVFAGALVDLPLGVLLESVVLVLVVPLVLGGIARWGLTRIKGERWFTHRFLPKLSPLQIVFLSLAIGAMFASQGEVILENPELLALLAIPVIAFYAINLGVGFGVGSVLSFSYREMVCFNNTILSRNSPTALAIAVVAFPNEPLIPLALVIGPLLELPLLGIIAQVHVAIRDHGRWPFDLAG